From the Drosophila simulans strain w501 chromosome 2L, Prin_Dsim_3.1, whole genome shotgun sequence genome, the window AGCGACATCTGGAGGATCTGCTGCCACGGGGGATCTCAGCAATGGCGCTACGCACAGCACAACCGTCATCGATCCGGAAAATGGCTCATCCACGGTCTTCTACCAGCACAATCGGCGGAAAAGCAAGAGTCGCAGCATTGGCAACGTCTGCAAGTTGTGCCTCTGCAGGTGAGTGTGCATTCGGTGCGATCCAGTCGTTACCCTCCAACggcaacgctgcgtatgcgcaatatttccatttcactGCTGCAATAGTTGGTGGCGGCGGGAGTAACAGCTGTTCACTGGCCAGCAAAACATGGGAAAGTGTTACCTCTAGGGAAAAtggttaaataatttatattttcgcaCATACataagctttttttttacttttaccaCAAAGCatttaacattattataaCTATAGCATGAAACAACATATTTAATCTATCGCATTAAGACcttgaaaatatgtatattttactACTTTGAAGAAATATTCGCTCTTATCgcttcattttaaatttcgtgTGAAATAGTTTCGTTTTGTGTCATTTTTAATCAGTGCTCCCGTAGAATACCATTGCTTATAAAATGCTGACAACAATAGTTATAAAACTtctataaataattgaaatgtatattaaatatttggcaaGAAAAAACATTGACCTTTCTATCGTTCTAGACATTCTATCACTTTCGCAAacaagttgttgttttgtttctgccacttgaaatatttgtttattattttttggcatgAGCCAAATATCATTGTGTGGTTTCTCAAAACGAGCAGCGTTGTCTTGCAATTTGATGTTCTTCTTAACTTAGAACTTTTACGAAACACATTTCcaagaaaataaattctaGCTGAATGTGTGAGTTTGTGTGCGCCACACATGTGTGACATACACAATGAATGCAACTGTATATaaagcatatatgtatgtacggcATATATATAGCGATTCcaagatatatttttaatttacctaATTAGAGAGAACTTTTGAGAAAGGCCGCACATGCGAACAAGCAGACACGTCTGTAAGTGGATCGtagaaagaaaattaaaaacatttcggTTTCTGCGCGCCGACGACGGTCTGTGCAAATCGATAAACGTGACGACTCTCAAGACTTGGTGCAAAAGATTTTCGAcgaatggaaaataataacaaaaacatgGCTATAAATAGTGGCCAAGACGAGCGACTTGGTTGGGTGACAAGGCATAAACGAAACGCAAACATTGCTAGCCATGCTTGCTCCACCCACTGAGCGAgtgtttttcttattatttgttgtttttgttttagagTACAAACTCTTGTTGCCGCAAAACTTTGGCCACAaatatcacacacacacacacacaacagcACCCGTTAGCTGTGCATTTTTAATCGATGTTTGCCGTGCGACTTTAAGCCCAATTGGTGGGCGAACGAAAATAAGAAACATGAACGAAAACGACTCAAGAAGTCACCAAGAAATGCTAAAAATTCGAAAACCAGTTCCTCAGCTGGTTTCGGCCACACAATCATGTATTCAAGGTTTCTAAAAAATACAAACGAGTTGCACACAAGAAGTGAGTCGCTTTagggtttttggtttttacttttttcggTCGGACTCTGCTTTTTGTGATAAAAATTGAAAGTTTCGCTGCCGCCCAACTTCAAATGATTGCAGgaaagattttttaatttttaagtctTCTATGACATTACATGATCAATACTACACAAGTTTTGACAAAGCGTTTCCTTATGTGAAAATCTGTTTGTCACTTGAATGtgtaaaaagtaaacattGACAAATACTGATATAGAAATCGACAAACGTGGGAAAAGGCAATAGCAAGTCAGAATGTCTGGACGCGATGGCGGTAAGAAGAAGCCTCTGAAGGCGCCCAAGAAGGACTCAAAGAATCTAGACGAGGAGGACATGGCCTTCAAGCaaaagcagaaggagcagcagaaggctCTGGAGGCGGCCAAGGCAGGTGCCGCCAAGAAGGGACCTCTTCTCGGCGGCGGGATCAAGAAGTCCGGCAAAAAGTGATCCATAGCCACACTTTCATATGAATTCCTTAGCATATTCAAAACACACCAATGCAGAAATTAAAGTCTTCACGTTATTGTACAGCAAATATTGCTGAAAAAACCTAAAACTTTTGGTGTATATTTGTCTTCATCTCCAAATTCAATGCTTCAATGTCATTTGTTGCCTTTGAAGTGCGTCTTTAACTCGTTATCGCCCACTGACCACGAAAATAACTTGAGGCCTTTACAGCTTCAACTTCTCCTCAAGGTTTCCCTAATCAAAGCCTAGCTTTTTTCGGGGTGCTCGAAACTTTTCTCGGGTTTTTCGTTACATTTTGTTGACGCTCAACTCCAATTGCCGTTTCGGTTATATGAGGCTCAAAGATTTCGACAGGCCGATTAGAATTGCAAAGTGAGGCGCCATGCGGCACAGTTGGTTGGtg encodes:
- the LOC27208456 gene encoding translation machinery-associated protein 7 homolog; protein product: MSGRDGGKKKPLKAPKKDSKNLDEEDMAFKQKQKEQQKALEAAKAGAAKKGPLLGGGIKKSGKK